One window of Triticum dicoccoides isolate Atlit2015 ecotype Zavitan chromosome 5A, WEW_v2.0, whole genome shotgun sequence genomic DNA carries:
- the LOC119296855 gene encoding uncharacterized protein LOC119296855 yields the protein MANQSNIGNLGLVTAVTVVSTSIILISFHLIRRLKDDTKLKNIIAQEQQSKTIKKEMKLTDDVLAYLSPDDKEFASWLEGMITTGGLMQSPLRRVPRFDNLVDALN from the exons ATGGCGAACCAGAGCAACATCGGAAACCTTGGGCTAGTGACGGCTGTCACTGTTGTTTCAACCAGCATCATTCTCATCTCCTTCCACCTCATCCGCCGCCTCAAGGATGATACCAAGCTCAAGAATATCATCG CGCAAGAACAACAGAGCAAGACGATCAAGAAGGAGATGAAGTTGACGGATGACGTGTTGGCGTATCTCTCGCCGGACGACAAGGAGTTCGCCAGCTGGCTAGAGGGTATGATCACAACTGGTGGCCTCATGCAGTCACCGCTACGAAGGGTCCCTCGATTCGACAATTTGGTAGACGCGCTTAATTAA